TTAACCTTACAAACACAGGAATTTTCGTGATATTCACAGGTGCCGCAGGTATCATACTCCTTCCAAGGCCCCTTGATAAGATAATAATGTTCTCTCTGCTTCAGGGGGGCTTTGTGATGGTCCTCGCGGCGGCCAGATACCTTGACGTGGCCACAGCAGCGGCCCTCTTTGACCCCATATCAACTGTGATACTGCTCATGGCTGTTATGAGAATCAATGATGTGAGGGTAGCGAGGGGTGAGGATCTTGTCTGATATTCATGTTTACTCCGATGTGAGGGTAGCGAGGGGTGAGGATCTTGTCTGATATTCATGTTTACTCCGATGTGAGGGTAGCGAGGGGTGAGGATCTTGTCTGATATTCATGTTTACTCCGATGTGAGGGTAGCGAGGGGTGAGGATCTTGTCTGATATTCACTTACTGGATGTGAGAGGTGGGAAACTTGCTTGAAACCCAGATATGGTTCTATGCAGGGGCCGCACTTGTAATAATAGGCTCCATTGCAACCGTCGCAGGTCCCGGTGTAAGGGACCCAATAGTCAGGATACTGAACACCGAGATACCGGCGGTTGGTGTTTCACTCATATTCCTCACCTACAACCACACACTGGCACTCCTCACCTTCATCGCGGCCACAACAATCATGACACTGATACTCCTCAGGGCCGTTATAAGGCTCGAGGAGATGGGGGTGGAAGGATGAGCCTTGGAAGAATCCTCAACGAACTGGCAAACCCCAAGAGGATACCCCGCCTATTTGCATTCTCACTTGGACTCGTGCTCCTTGTGGGTTTTTTGGTGCCATTAACACTGAATGAGAACCAGCTCTACCCGAGACCACTTCCACAGGAGCAGATTAACAGCAAGGACCCCCTGGCACCCTACGACCGCGGCGGGGTTCCGCTCAAGGAACCCGGTGACGTGAAGTCCCAGTACCCCCAGTTTGAGGTTAACCTGGGTAAGATCACGGCTTACCTGTCACCGATAGCGATAGCCATCAAGGGCCTGACCCACTACTTCGGGACCTCAATATACTCATCCCCAGGGGGCCTCATAGATGAGATACTCTACTACACAAGGGGCCTTGATACGGTACTTGAGTCAAGCATACTCATGATGGCATTCACCATAGCATCAT
Above is a genomic segment from Methanothermobacter sp. containing:
- a CDS encoding DUF2108 domain-containing protein gives rise to the protein NLTNTGIFVIFTGAAGIILLPRPLDKIIMFSLLQGGFVMVLAAARYLDVATAAALFDPISTVILLMAVMRINDVRVARGEDLV
- a CDS encoding EhaE family protein, giving the protein MLETQIWFYAGAALVIIGSIATVAGPGVRDPIVRILNTEIPAVGVSLIFLTYNHTLALLTFIAATTIMTLILLRAVIRLEEMGVEG
- a CDS encoding DUF2106 family protein, translating into MSLGRILNELANPKRIPRLFAFSLGLVLLVGFLVPLTLNENQLYPRPLPQEQINSKDPLAPYDRGGVPLKEPGDVKSQYPQFEVNLGKITAYLSPIAIAIKGLTHYFGTSIYSSPGGLIDEILYYTRGLDTVLESSILMMAFTIASWVALNFTVRRRKP